A stretch of Lepisosteus oculatus isolate fLepOcu1 chromosome 11, fLepOcu1.hap2, whole genome shotgun sequence DNA encodes these proteins:
- the LOC107077680 gene encoding T-cell surface antigen CD2-like produces MKTFRVAKLRNSTVHYYGRQGEIFLNGTLRLDNVSKNDTGEITAKLFDENGKHILQIKYHLIVTDPVSQPIIEYTCSQGQSEFHCSVESDNPLYSWSFNNKPLLGVGIFHNVENHKLSLRNSSGRVTCTVSNNVTQNKSETLDFSCTGEDSMQVTGSGWCIGIKFSAIVLICMIASAFHIYTRKQNKQNI; encoded by the exons ATGAAAACTTTCAGAGTGGCCAAGTTGAGAAATTCTACTGTTCACTATTATGGGAGGCAAGGTGAAATCTTTTTGAATGGGACTCTCAGACTGGACAATGTTAGCAAAAATGATACTGGAGAGATTACAGCTAAATTGTTTGACGAAAATGGAAAACATATCCTCCAAATCAAATATCATCTCATTGTTACAG ATCCAGTGTCTCAGCCTATCATAGAATATACCTGTTCACAAGGACAATCGGAGTTTCACTGCTCTGTAGAGAGTGACAATCCCTTGTATTCGTGGAGTTTTAATAACAAGCCATTGCTTGGTGTTGGCATTTTTCATAATGTTGAAAACCATAAACTCAGTTTAAGGAATTCTTCTGGCAGAGTCACTTGCACTGTTTCAAATAATGTCACCCAAAATAAGAGTGAAACCCTTGATTTTTCTTGTACAG GTGAAGATTCAATGCAGGTGACCGGAAGTGGCTGGTGTATTGGAATTAAATTTTCAGCCATTGTGCTTATTTGCATGATAGCATCTGCATTTCACATCTATACTCGAAAACAGAATAAGCAGAATATTTGA
- the LOC107077665 gene encoding platelet-derived growth factor receptor alpha-like isoform X3 — translation MSITTVLTTYVAELCFISSSFAFMMVPYRPLLLVWNILSFFYANSSEETLIFGKLGESVALPFGSEIREYSDVKLTKGNSFVFKHKNEKSSFGSSYKNRTTFNENGTIVLERTVIGDAGEYKLQAYKKGKLVYNASVHLIIQCVTELPFVYGDLGFSVTLFDGNVDFQNISNAKWKKGDTLVAQFVHSHPQYNGEFQHGTEVFQNGTLKMQHAEENDAGNYTLEVSNGDILHKWTTQLFVIVHRPVIEHTCIPGGEAEFRCSVKSNADPFIEWTLNGSPLENRSGNQTVVLGHFHGQLVCAVKHYSSISQSDSVSFPCVEMGFVTLCSHWHFAADNIQFSWILPGKKMSMSSTRFILSEQCTDKVI, via the exons atgtcaATAACTACAGTTCTCACCACATACGTAGCAGAGCTCTGTTTCATTTCATCTTCCTTTGCTTTTATGATGGTACCGTATCGTCCTCTTTTGCTGGTCTGGAatatattgtcttttttttatg CAAACAGCAGTGAAGAAACATTGATTTTTGGAAAACTTGGAGAGTCAGTAGCCCTTCCCTTTGGGTCAGAGATCAGGGAGTATTCTGATGTGAAGCTGACAAAAGGCaatagttttgttttcaaacataaaaatgaaaagagttcTTTCGGTTCAAGCTACAAAAACCGAACGACATTCAATGAAAATGGGACAATCGTTCTGGAGAGAACTGTGATAGGCGATGCAGGAGAGTATAAGCTGCAGGCTTATAAAAAAGGGAAACTGGTGTACAATGCCAGTGTCCATTTAATCATTCAGT GTGTAACAGAATTACCTTTTGTTTATGGAGATTTGGGATTTTCCGTAACCCTCTTCGATGGAAATGtggattttcaaaatatttctaaTGCAAAGTGGAAAAAAGGAGACACTCTGGTGGCTCAATTTGTGCATTCCCACCCTCAGTATAATGGAGAGTTCCAACATGGAACAGAGGTCTTCCAAAATGGGACCCTGAAAATGCAGCACGCTGAGGAAAACGATGCTGGAAATTACACTCTGGAAGTTTCTAATGGAGATATCCTTCATAAATGGACAACACAGTTATTCGTAATTG TACACAGGCCTGTAATAGAGCACACGTGTATACCTGGTGGTGAAGCTGAGTTCAGATGCTCTGTAAAAAGCAATGCAGACCCTTTTATTGAATGGACTCTGAATGGAAGCCCACTTGAAAATAGAAGCGGAAACCAGACTGTAGTTTTAGGTCATTTTCATGGGCAATTAGTCTGTGCTGTAAAACACTACAGTAGCATAAGTCAGAGTGATTCTGTCTCATTTCCTTGTGTAG AAATGGGGTTTGTTACTCTTTGTTCCCATTGGCATTTCGCTGCTGATAATATTCAGTTTAGCTGGATACTGCCTGGCAAAAAAATGTCCATGTCGTCAACAAGATTTAT TCTTTCCGAACAATGCACAGACAAGGTTATATGA
- the LOC107077665 gene encoding uncharacterized protein isoform X1 produces the protein MSITTVLTTYVAELCFISSSFAFMMVPYRPLLLVWNILSFFYANSSEETLIFGKLGESVALPFGSEIREYSDVKLTKGNSFVFKHKNEKSSFGSSYKNRTTFNENGTIVLERTVIGDAGEYKLQAYKKGKLVYNASVHLIIQCVTELPFVYGDLGFSVTLFDGNVDFQNISNAKWKKGDTLVAQFVHSHPQYNGEFQHGTEVFQNGTLKMQHAEENDAGNYTLEVSNGDILHKWTTQLFVIVHRPVIEHTCIPGGEAEFRCSVKSNADPFIEWTLNGSPLENRSGNQTVVLGHFHGQLVCAVKHYSSISQSDSVSFPCVDQKWGLLLFVPIGISLLIIFSLAGYCLAKKCPCRQQDLFFPNNAQTRLYEEQKMEDCIQHCQEGKIEDCTQNCQEGEMEDCTQNCQEGEMEDCTQNCQESEMEDCTQNCQEGEMEDFPSPPPEAECEVFSTTQFLSTFTK, from the exons atgtcaATAACTACAGTTCTCACCACATACGTAGCAGAGCTCTGTTTCATTTCATCTTCCTTTGCTTTTATGATGGTACCGTATCGTCCTCTTTTGCTGGTCTGGAatatattgtcttttttttatg CAAACAGCAGTGAAGAAACATTGATTTTTGGAAAACTTGGAGAGTCAGTAGCCCTTCCCTTTGGGTCAGAGATCAGGGAGTATTCTGATGTGAAGCTGACAAAAGGCaatagttttgttttcaaacataaaaatgaaaagagttcTTTCGGTTCAAGCTACAAAAACCGAACGACATTCAATGAAAATGGGACAATCGTTCTGGAGAGAACTGTGATAGGCGATGCAGGAGAGTATAAGCTGCAGGCTTATAAAAAAGGGAAACTGGTGTACAATGCCAGTGTCCATTTAATCATTCAGT GTGTAACAGAATTACCTTTTGTTTATGGAGATTTGGGATTTTCCGTAACCCTCTTCGATGGAAATGtggattttcaaaatatttctaaTGCAAAGTGGAAAAAAGGAGACACTCTGGTGGCTCAATTTGTGCATTCCCACCCTCAGTATAATGGAGAGTTCCAACATGGAACAGAGGTCTTCCAAAATGGGACCCTGAAAATGCAGCACGCTGAGGAAAACGATGCTGGAAATTACACTCTGGAAGTTTCTAATGGAGATATCCTTCATAAATGGACAACACAGTTATTCGTAATTG TACACAGGCCTGTAATAGAGCACACGTGTATACCTGGTGGTGAAGCTGAGTTCAGATGCTCTGTAAAAAGCAATGCAGACCCTTTTATTGAATGGACTCTGAATGGAAGCCCACTTGAAAATAGAAGCGGAAACCAGACTGTAGTTTTAGGTCATTTTCATGGGCAATTAGTCTGTGCTGTAAAACACTACAGTAGCATAAGTCAGAGTGATTCTGTCTCATTTCCTTGTGTAG ATCAGAAATGGGGTTTGTTACTCTTTGTTCCCATTGGCATTTCGCTGCTGATAATATTCAGTTTAGCTGGATACTGCCTGGCAAAAAAATGTCCATGTCGTCAACAAGATTTAT TCTTTCCGAACAATGCACAGACAAGGTTATATGAAGAACAAAAAATGGAAGATTGCATTCAGCATTGCCAGGAAGGCAAAATAGAAGATTGCACACAGAATTGTCAAGAAGGTGAAATGGAAGATTGCACACAGAATTGTCAAGAAGGTGAAATGGAAGATTGCACACAGAATTGCCAGGAAAGTGAAATGGAAGATTGCACACAGAATTGCCAAGAAGGCGAAATGGAAGATTTTCCAAGCCCACCACCAGAGGCTGAATGTGAAGTATTCAGTACCACTCAATTCCTCTCCACGTTTACAAAGTAA
- the LOC107077665 gene encoding uncharacterized protein isoform X2 yields MSITTVLTTYVAELCFISSSFAFMMVPYRPLLLVWNILSFFYANSSEETLIFGKLGESVALPFGSEIREYSDVKLTKGNSFVFKHKNEKSSFGSSYKNRTTFNENGTIVLERTVIGDAGEYKLQAYKKGKLVYNASVHLIIQCVTELPFVYGDLGFSVTLFDGNVDFQNISNAKWKKGDTLVAQFVHSHPQYNGEFQHGTEVFQNGTLKMQHAEENDAGNYTLEVSNGDILHKWTTQLFVIVHRPVIEHTCIPGGEAEFRCSVKSNADPFIEWTLNGSPLENRSGNQTVVLGHFHGQLVCAVKHYSSISQSDSVSFPCVVFPNNAQTRLYEEQKMEDCIQHCQEGKIEDCTQNCQEGEMEDCTQNCQEGEMEDCTQNCQESEMEDCTQNCQEGEMEDFPSPPPEAECEVFSTTQFLSTFTK; encoded by the exons atgtcaATAACTACAGTTCTCACCACATACGTAGCAGAGCTCTGTTTCATTTCATCTTCCTTTGCTTTTATGATGGTACCGTATCGTCCTCTTTTGCTGGTCTGGAatatattgtcttttttttatg CAAACAGCAGTGAAGAAACATTGATTTTTGGAAAACTTGGAGAGTCAGTAGCCCTTCCCTTTGGGTCAGAGATCAGGGAGTATTCTGATGTGAAGCTGACAAAAGGCaatagttttgttttcaaacataaaaatgaaaagagttcTTTCGGTTCAAGCTACAAAAACCGAACGACATTCAATGAAAATGGGACAATCGTTCTGGAGAGAACTGTGATAGGCGATGCAGGAGAGTATAAGCTGCAGGCTTATAAAAAAGGGAAACTGGTGTACAATGCCAGTGTCCATTTAATCATTCAGT GTGTAACAGAATTACCTTTTGTTTATGGAGATTTGGGATTTTCCGTAACCCTCTTCGATGGAAATGtggattttcaaaatatttctaaTGCAAAGTGGAAAAAAGGAGACACTCTGGTGGCTCAATTTGTGCATTCCCACCCTCAGTATAATGGAGAGTTCCAACATGGAACAGAGGTCTTCCAAAATGGGACCCTGAAAATGCAGCACGCTGAGGAAAACGATGCTGGAAATTACACTCTGGAAGTTTCTAATGGAGATATCCTTCATAAATGGACAACACAGTTATTCGTAATTG TACACAGGCCTGTAATAGAGCACACGTGTATACCTGGTGGTGAAGCTGAGTTCAGATGCTCTGTAAAAAGCAATGCAGACCCTTTTATTGAATGGACTCTGAATGGAAGCCCACTTGAAAATAGAAGCGGAAACCAGACTGTAGTTTTAGGTCATTTTCATGGGCAATTAGTCTGTGCTGTAAAACACTACAGTAGCATAAGTCAGAGTGATTCTGTCTCATTTCCTTGTGTAG TCTTTCCGAACAATGCACAGACAAGGTTATATGAAGAACAAAAAATGGAAGATTGCATTCAGCATTGCCAGGAAGGCAAAATAGAAGATTGCACACAGAATTGTCAAGAAGGTGAAATGGAAGATTGCACACAGAATTGTCAAGAAGGTGAAATGGAAGATTGCACACAGAATTGCCAGGAAAGTGAAATGGAAGATTGCACACAGAATTGCCAAGAAGGCGAAATGGAAGATTTTCCAAGCCCACCACCAGAGGCTGAATGTGAAGTATTCAGTACCACTCAATTCCTCTCCACGTTTACAAAGTAA
- the LOC107077666 gene encoding uncharacterized protein isoform X1, with protein MFALQLQNINAMLYIKGFSFWMVLLFSVTEYVGTEEKKIAHGQLRSVVFLHPSTPKNLSEATWKKENILVGKFKNGISHPSYKYKNRAEIFRNGTLKLNCIVKEDFGVYFLELYDKTGKNIFKDNITLKIGLQTFINISCPISGNDDENTTKRARGLLFIWVGIHVTVVILSYIILNLRKKLGKKRKEGNRELHFHLNQPREAEGHAHRLEDAEKNIYVEMHVPKNVIKDDKEKDVNSALKGLPEFHSSFFHEARHDSTTEEEDIYV; from the exons ATGTTTGCTCTCCAGTTACAAAATATTAATGCAATGCTTTATATTAAAGGCTTTAGTTTTTGGATGGTGCTTCTATTTTCTGTCACAGAATATG TCGGtactgaagagaaaaaaattgcACATGGTCAACTGAGATCCGTGGTATTTCTACATCCATCAACACCCAAAAATTTGTCAGAGGCaacatggaaaaaagaaaacatactggTGGGGAAATTTAAAAATGGCATCTCTCACCcttcatataaatataaaaacagggCTGAGATTTTCAGAAATGGAACCCTCAAACTCAACTGCATCGTAAAAGAAGATTTTGGAGTTTATTTCCTGGAGCTATATGACAAAACTGGAAAGAATATTTTCAAGGATAATATCACACTGAAAATAG GCCTTCAGACTTTTATAAACATATCCTGTCCAATCAGTGGGAATGATGATGAAAATACCACAAAGAGAG CTCGCGGTTTACTTTTCATCTGGGTGGGAATCCATGTTACAGTTGTCATATTatcatacattattttaaacctgCGGAAGAAATtgggaaaaaagagaaaagaag GAAACAGAGAACTCCATTTTCACTTGAACCAACCAAGAGAGGCTGAGGGTCATGCACATAGGCTGGAAG ATGCAGAAAAGAACATCTATGTTGAAATGCATGTGCCGAAAAATGTGATTAAAGACGACAAAGAGAAAGATGTTAACTCAGCATTAAAAG GTCTTCCTGAATTTCACTCATCTTTCTTCCATGAGGCAAGACATGATTCAACAACAGAAGAAGAAGATATATATGTATGA
- the LOC107077666 gene encoding uncharacterized protein isoform X2 gives MFALQLQNINAMLYIKGFSFWMVLLFSVTEYVGTEEKKIAHGQLRSVVFLHPSTPKNLSEATWKKENILVGKFKNGISHPSYKYKNRAEIFRNGTLKLNCIVKEDFGVYFLELYDKTGKNIFKDNITLKIGLQTFINISCPISGNDDENTTKRARGLLFIWVGIHVTVVILSYIILNLRKKLGKKRKEGNRELHFHLNQPREAEGHAHRLEGLPEFHSSFFHEARHDSTTEEEDIYV, from the exons ATGTTTGCTCTCCAGTTACAAAATATTAATGCAATGCTTTATATTAAAGGCTTTAGTTTTTGGATGGTGCTTCTATTTTCTGTCACAGAATATG TCGGtactgaagagaaaaaaattgcACATGGTCAACTGAGATCCGTGGTATTTCTACATCCATCAACACCCAAAAATTTGTCAGAGGCaacatggaaaaaagaaaacatactggTGGGGAAATTTAAAAATGGCATCTCTCACCcttcatataaatataaaaacagggCTGAGATTTTCAGAAATGGAACCCTCAAACTCAACTGCATCGTAAAAGAAGATTTTGGAGTTTATTTCCTGGAGCTATATGACAAAACTGGAAAGAATATTTTCAAGGATAATATCACACTGAAAATAG GCCTTCAGACTTTTATAAACATATCCTGTCCAATCAGTGGGAATGATGATGAAAATACCACAAAGAGAG CTCGCGGTTTACTTTTCATCTGGGTGGGAATCCATGTTACAGTTGTCATATTatcatacattattttaaacctgCGGAAGAAATtgggaaaaaagagaaaagaag GAAACAGAGAACTCCATTTTCACTTGAACCAACCAAGAGAGGCTGAGGGTCATGCACATAGGCTGGAAG GTCTTCCTGAATTTCACTCATCTTTCTTCCATGAGGCAAGACATGATTCAACAACAGAAGAAGAAGATATATATGTATGA
- the LOC107077664 gene encoding carcinoembryonic antigen-related cell adhesion molecule 1-like isoform X2: MILLNTCLLNVWLCVTFLHLANYMPLTNIKDLEWKTKDLKVAKFQNGKSSLHDLYKNRTTLFSNGTLRLDQPIKNDSGTYTLDVYDEGESVFKGYIWLDVQESVSQPIVNSSCQDEELVKLMCVVEKGDNVSYKWSVNGTPLENMLTPRNDGSGILAVLKNNSEEFTCTAENNVSSETSDPFKPSCAWKETVTSGAKEEYVIVTRNHGEFVSLFIPETPSSNINDLVWKFKDIRVARLQPGNITLHNLYKHRTTVFSNGTLRLDKPLKEDSGSYILEVFNKEGQNMFKGSVRLEVQDPVSRPVIQASCQDEGTVRLVCTVQEGHNVSFQWSSNGAPLSLGTTDDGRSVLIAIKNVSEELYCTAENNISRQTSAPLKPSCFSTSTGLLTILFCLSGTLIIALLFLGILLITSKVKKWPHKEQYNVADKESKGKGECTSFPSLASTEPAIKEDIYVDMGLQNMAETSRISEQHSFSSAEIAPETKTPDQEEEYVEMSNTLNRKKRFLGENSSGFKSLQLNKDLSDQGEEKHTDAEVKTQDSSDVIYAQIHIKKTGIARQTNSSPVLSHNVIYSN, translated from the exons ATGATTCTCCTTAACACATGTCTGTTGAATGTGTGGCTCTGTGTGACATTTCTTCACCTCGCCAAct ACATGCCACTGACCAACATTAAGGATTTAGAATGGAAAACTAAAGACCTTAAAGTGGCAAAGTTCCAAAATGGCAAGTCATCTTTGCATGATTTatacaaaaacagaacaacTCTGTTCTCTAACGGAACCCTGAGGTTAGATCAGCCTATCAAAAATGACAGTGGAACTTACACCCTGGATGTTTATGATGAAGGGGAAAGTGTGTTCAAGGGTTACATCTGGCTTGATGTACAAG agtcAGTCTCTCAGCCTATTGTGAACTCATCCTGTCAAGATGAAGAGCTGGTCAAACTGATGTGTGTGGTGGAGAAGGGAGATAATGTTTCTTACAAGTGGAGCGTAAATGGAACCCCACTTGAAAACATGCTCACTCCCAGGAATGATGGAAGTGGAATTCTAGCAGTGCTAAAAAATAACTCTGAGGAATTTACCTGTACTGCAGAGAACAATGTCAGCAGCGAGACAAGTGATCCCTTCAAACCTTCGTGTGCTTGGAAAGAAACAG tCACCAGTGGAGCAAAAGAAGAGTATGTGATTGTAACCAGAAACCACGGAGagtttgtgtctcttttcataCCAGAAACACCATCATCCAACATAAATGATTTGGTATGGAAATTTAAAGACATTAGAGTGGCAAGATTACAACCTGGTAATATTACCTTACATAATCTGTACAAACATAGAACAACAGTATTTTCCAACGGCACCCTGAGACTCGACAAACCTCTGAAAGAGGACAGTGGATCTTACATCCTAGAAGTATTTAATAAAGAAGGACAAAATATGTTCAAGGGCAGTGTCAGGCTAGAGGTACAAG ATCCTGTCTCACGGCCAGTTATACAAGCATCCTGTCAAGATGAAGGAACAGTAAGACTGGTGTGCACAGTGCAGGAAGGACATAATGTTTCTTTTCAGTGGAGTTCAAATGGGGCCCCACTCAGCCTTGGAACCACTGATGATGGACGTAGTGTTCTTATTGCAATCAAAAATGTCTCTGAGGAGCTTTACTGCACTGCGGAGAATAACATCAGCAGACAGACAAGTGCTCCCCTGAAGCCTTCTTGCTTTTCAACATCAACAG GTCTTCTCACAATCTTATTCTGCCTCAGTGGAACTCTCATCATAGCTTTGTTGTTTTTGGGGATCCTCCTTATAAccagtaaagtaaaaaaatggcCTCATAAAG AGCAATACAATGTAGCTGACAAAGAAAGTAAGGGGAAGGGAGAATGTACGTCTTTCCCATCATTGGCATCAACAGAACCAGCCATAAAAG aagaCATATATGTTGACATGGGCCTACAGAATATGGCAGAAACAAGTAGAATATCAGAGCAGCACAGTTTTTCATCTGCTGAAATAGCACCTGAGACAAAGACACCAGACCAAG AGGAAGAATATGTTGAAATGAGTAATACCTTGAATCGAAAGAAGAGGTTCCTTGGAGAGAACAGTTCCGGATTCAAATCGCTGCAGCTAAACAAGGATCTGTCTGACCAAG GGGAAGAAAAACATACTGATGCAGAAGTGAAGACCCAAGACAGCTCTGATGTAATTTATGCTCAGATTCACATTAAGAAGACTGGCATCGCCAGACAAACAAATTCATCACCAGTTCTGTCTCATAATGTGATATATTCTAATTAA
- the LOC107077664 gene encoding carcinoembryonic antigen-related cell adhesion molecule 1-like isoform X1, which translates to MILLNTCLLNVWLCVTFLHLANCTSGAKKEHVMATRNIGEFVYLFLPDMPLTNIKDLEWKTKDLKVAKFQNGKSSLHDLYKNRTTLFSNGTLRLDQPIKNDSGTYTLDVYDEGESVFKGYIWLDVQESVSQPIVNSSCQDEELVKLMCVVEKGDNVSYKWSVNGTPLENMLTPRNDGSGILAVLKNNSEEFTCTAENNVSSETSDPFKPSCAWKETVTSGAKEEYVIVTRNHGEFVSLFIPETPSSNINDLVWKFKDIRVARLQPGNITLHNLYKHRTTVFSNGTLRLDKPLKEDSGSYILEVFNKEGQNMFKGSVRLEVQDPVSRPVIQASCQDEGTVRLVCTVQEGHNVSFQWSSNGAPLSLGTTDDGRSVLIAIKNVSEELYCTAENNISRQTSAPLKPSCFSTSTGLLTILFCLSGTLIIALLFLGILLITSKVKKWPHKEQYNVADKESKGKGECTSFPSLASTEPAIKEDIYVDMGLQNMAETSRISEQHSFSSAEIAPETKTPDQEEEYVEMSNTLNRKKRFLGENSSGFKSLQLNKDLSDQGEEKHTDAEVKTQDSSDVIYAQIHIKKTGIARQTNSSPVLSHNVIYSN; encoded by the exons ATGATTCTCCTTAACACATGTCTGTTGAATGTGTGGCTCTGTGTGACATTTCTTCACCTCGCCAAct GCACTAGTGGAGCTAAGAAGGAACATGTAATGGCAACCAGAAATATTGGAGAATTTGTGTATCTTTTCCTACCAGACATGCCACTGACCAACATTAAGGATTTAGAATGGAAAACTAAAGACCTTAAAGTGGCAAAGTTCCAAAATGGCAAGTCATCTTTGCATGATTTatacaaaaacagaacaacTCTGTTCTCTAACGGAACCCTGAGGTTAGATCAGCCTATCAAAAATGACAGTGGAACTTACACCCTGGATGTTTATGATGAAGGGGAAAGTGTGTTCAAGGGTTACATCTGGCTTGATGTACAAG agtcAGTCTCTCAGCCTATTGTGAACTCATCCTGTCAAGATGAAGAGCTGGTCAAACTGATGTGTGTGGTGGAGAAGGGAGATAATGTTTCTTACAAGTGGAGCGTAAATGGAACCCCACTTGAAAACATGCTCACTCCCAGGAATGATGGAAGTGGAATTCTAGCAGTGCTAAAAAATAACTCTGAGGAATTTACCTGTACTGCAGAGAACAATGTCAGCAGCGAGACAAGTGATCCCTTCAAACCTTCGTGTGCTTGGAAAGAAACAG tCACCAGTGGAGCAAAAGAAGAGTATGTGATTGTAACCAGAAACCACGGAGagtttgtgtctcttttcataCCAGAAACACCATCATCCAACATAAATGATTTGGTATGGAAATTTAAAGACATTAGAGTGGCAAGATTACAACCTGGTAATATTACCTTACATAATCTGTACAAACATAGAACAACAGTATTTTCCAACGGCACCCTGAGACTCGACAAACCTCTGAAAGAGGACAGTGGATCTTACATCCTAGAAGTATTTAATAAAGAAGGACAAAATATGTTCAAGGGCAGTGTCAGGCTAGAGGTACAAG ATCCTGTCTCACGGCCAGTTATACAAGCATCCTGTCAAGATGAAGGAACAGTAAGACTGGTGTGCACAGTGCAGGAAGGACATAATGTTTCTTTTCAGTGGAGTTCAAATGGGGCCCCACTCAGCCTTGGAACCACTGATGATGGACGTAGTGTTCTTATTGCAATCAAAAATGTCTCTGAGGAGCTTTACTGCACTGCGGAGAATAACATCAGCAGACAGACAAGTGCTCCCCTGAAGCCTTCTTGCTTTTCAACATCAACAG GTCTTCTCACAATCTTATTCTGCCTCAGTGGAACTCTCATCATAGCTTTGTTGTTTTTGGGGATCCTCCTTATAAccagtaaagtaaaaaaatggcCTCATAAAG AGCAATACAATGTAGCTGACAAAGAAAGTAAGGGGAAGGGAGAATGTACGTCTTTCCCATCATTGGCATCAACAGAACCAGCCATAAAAG aagaCATATATGTTGACATGGGCCTACAGAATATGGCAGAAACAAGTAGAATATCAGAGCAGCACAGTTTTTCATCTGCTGAAATAGCACCTGAGACAAAGACACCAGACCAAG AGGAAGAATATGTTGAAATGAGTAATACCTTGAATCGAAAGAAGAGGTTCCTTGGAGAGAACAGTTCCGGATTCAAATCGCTGCAGCTAAACAAGGATCTGTCTGACCAAG GGGAAGAAAAACATACTGATGCAGAAGTGAAGACCCAAGACAGCTCTGATGTAATTTATGCTCAGATTCACATTAAGAAGACTGGCATCGCCAGACAAACAAATTCATCACCAGTTCTGTCTCATAATGTGATATATTCTAATTAA